One stretch of Prunus persica cultivar Lovell chromosome G1, Prunus_persica_NCBIv2, whole genome shotgun sequence DNA includes these proteins:
- the LOC18792630 gene encoding uncharacterized protein LOC18792630 isoform X1: MKSSTRLDSALFQLTPTRTRYDLVISANGKTEKIASGLLNPFLSHLKTAQEQMAKGGYSIILEPESGSDATWFTKSTVERFVRFVSTPEVLERVYTLESEILQIEEAIAIQGNNDMALNPVEENHGKPVDSIEGNRPMLDGNEEKAIVLYQPDASQPEANGSTAQGENSKVQLLKVLETRKTMLQKEQGMAFARAVAAGFDIDHLPPLISFAECFGASRLMDACRRYKELWKRKHETGQWLEIEAAETVATRSEFSAMNASGIMLSSVTNKQNEVAWENNGKSTSEEKLPVDHQQPLSHQEYFPGQFPHQMFPPWPVHSSPGALPVYPPYPMQGMPYYQNYPGNSPFFQPPYPTVEDPRLNQGQRMKQKRHSMDSANGNLESETLETDGLRTRSSDDAELENESLKSRESRKKGSRSGKKQSGTVVIRNINYITSKGKNSSDSESQSTSDSQTDEEGGSFQGGIPDMKVISSRKSSKRKGNHKQSIDRFNSSEKEEMVSMKEGDEGNWQAFQNFLLRDPDEDRRDLDQGMFSMEKKGQLKRRQNTLGDDPLISGGLQRGEIQEGSTTDINKYSGNVTRLQKSSNDALLISAREDQLGHSRSIDGQMDLRSTEIDGRRGGYRRNANDDFMIHRRDSQSGFTTSPSDPLAVNGFDRATYSMDRRSSNNVDDDSYIVPFRSISLDHVENNDRNAIDMGSEFPSAVQKAENMAQVNYEPDELTLMPERGAEKGSIGYDPALDYEMQVHAKEGASLDKKQKEVVSDNKQGSKKADKDRKSKLVSDTSDKKIGGPIRKGKTSKLSPLDEARARAEKLRSFKADLQKMKKEKEEEEMKRLEALKIQRQKRIAARGGGIPAQSPLPSQQTRKQGLTKLSPSTHKGSKFSDSDPGSSSPLQRVPIKTPSMGSADSHKTSKSSKLNSGIHSAGNRLSRSASSLPEKNDNVGVTSDAKPSMARIRRLSEPKVTNSHHVSSVKPRSTVTVSKPKVSDGPESKKISAIVNYDKSKAATLPELKIRTSKGPDVAQSTSTTRGTTQKDNSLKSTSEGAQLKRNDDKISHHNDGDDNTVIEKTVVMLEKSSIPIVHASEESLRDAKGHNIREKTEVVSEYAAIRAPVYPPTIATIDREPTNDLLKQQVQSHEAARSNMEKEPEIFSSNSTVEKPYQVPYVRVSSLEDPCTHNSEYGKAPPTSLETGATGTVTMKALVSDSSNLKLEKIPEAIERPQVKESSKGFRRLLKFGRKNHGSSSGERNVESDNVSTNGSEVDDNGINTVSSSEVFTLKNLISQDETPNSSATLKSSRHFSLLSPFRSKTSEKKLATS; the protein is encoded by the exons ATGAAATCTTCAACTCGGCTTGACTCAGCTCTGTTCCAACTCACTCCCACTCGGACCAG GTATGATCTGGTTATATCTGCAAATGGAAAGACGGAGAAAATAGCTTCTGGTTTGTTGAATCCGTTTCTTTCCCACTTGAAGACTGCGCAAGAACAGATGGCCAAGGGTGGCTATTCAATCATTCTTGAGCCGGAGTCTGGCAGTGATGCAACATGGTTCACAAAGAGTACAGTGGAAAG GTTTGTTCGCTTTGTGAGCACTCCAGAGGTCTTGGAACGGGTTTACACTTTAGAGTCTGAGATTTTACAGATTGAAGAGGCAATTGCGATTCAAGGAAATAATGATATGGCACTTAATCCT GTAGAGGAAAATCATGGAAAACCTGTAGACAGCATTGAAG GAAACAGGCCTATGCTAGATGGTAATGAAGAGAAAGCAATTGTCCTTTACCAG CCCGATGCCAGTCAACCTGAAGCAAATGGATCCACTGCACAAGGGGAGAATTCAAA AGTTCAGCTTTTAAAAGTTCTGGAGACACGCAAAACTATGCTGCAAAAAGAGCAGGGTATGGCTTTTGCACGTGCTGTAGCAGCAGGTTTTGACATTGATCACTTGCCACCATTGATATCATTTGCTGAATGCTTTGGGGCTTCACGCTTAAT GGATGCTTGTAGAAGATATAAGGAACTATGGAAAAGAAAGCATGAAACTGGCCAATGGCTTGAAATTGAAGCAGCTGAAACAGTGGCTACCAGATCAGAATTCTCTGCCATGAATGCATCGGGCATAATGCTTTCAAGTGTGACGAACAAACAAAATGAGGTGGCTTGGGAAAATAATGGAAAATCAACTTCAG AAGAAAAGCTTCCTGTGGATCATCAACAACCATTAAGCCACCAAGAATATTTTCCCGGCCAGTTTCCCCATCAAATGTTCCCTCCTTGGCCTGTTCATTCTTCTCCAGGTGCATTACCGGTCTATCCACCATATCCCATGCAAGGAATGCCTTACTATCAGAATTACCCCGGAAATAGCCCATTTTTTCAGCCACCTTATCCAACAGTAGAGGATCCTAGACTCAATCAAGGTCAAAGAATGAAACAGAAAAGGCACTCCATGGATAGTGCTAATGGCAATCTTGAATCAGAAACATTGGAGACGGATGGTTTGAGAACAAGATCCTCAGATGATGCGGAGTTGGAGAATGAATCTTTGAAAAGTCGAGAATCACGAAAGAAGGGTAGCCGCTCAGGTAAAAAGCAATCAGGCACGGTTGTCATTCGGAATATTAATTACATCACCTCAAAGGGGAAGAACTCTTCAGATAGTGAATCTCAATCAACTAGTGACTCTCAAACTGATGAGGAGGGCGGAAGTTTTCAGGGTGGCATTCCAGATATGAAGGTTATTTCCTCTCGTAAAtcctcaaaaagaaaaggaaatcatAAACAATCTATAGACAGATTTAATTCATCTGAGAAGGAAGAAATGGTTTCTATGAAGGAGGGGGATGAAGGGAACTGGCAGGCATTTCAAAATTTCTTACTTCGAGATCCTGATGAAGACAGACGTGATCTTGACCAAGGCATGTTTTCTATGGAAAAGAAGGGTCAACTGAAAAGGCGACAAAATACCCTAGGGGACGATCCTTTAATTTCCGGTGGTCTACAGAGGGGTGAAATTCAAGAAGGAAGTACAACAGATATCAATAAATATAGTGGAAATGTTACCCGTTTGCAAAAGTCATCAAATGATGCATTGCTGATCTCTGCAAGAGAGGACCAGTTGGGTCACAGTAGGAGCATAGATGGTCAAATGGATTTACGGTCTACAGAAATAGATGGCAGAAGGGGTGGCTATAGGAGGAACGCCAATGATGATTTTATGATTCATAGACGTGATAGCCAGTCAGGTTTTACAACTTCTCCGTCTGATCCACTTGCTGTAAATGGATTTGATCGTGCAACTTACAGTATGGATAGGAGGTCATCAAACAATGTGGATGATGATTCCTACATTGTTCCATTCAGGTCAATTTCACTAGATCATGTTGAAAACAATGACAGAAATGCTATTGACATGGGGTCTGAGTTCCCATCAGCAGTTCAGAAGGCGGAAAACATGGCCCAAGTTAATTATGAGCCAGATGAATTGACTTTAATGCCTGAGCGTGGTGCTGAAAAGGGTTCAATAGGCTATGACCCTGCTTTAGATTATGAAATGCAGGTTCATGCAAAAGAGGGTGCTTCTCTGGATAAGAAACAGAAGGAAGTGGTGAGTGACAACAAGCAAGGGTCTAAGAAGGCTGACAAGGACAGGAAATCAAAACTTGTTTCAGATACTTCAGATAAGAAGATAGGGGGGCCAATAAGGAAAGGAAAGACCTCAAAGTTGAGTCCTTTGGATGAAGCGCGGGCACGTGCTGAGAAACTAAGAAGCTTTAAAGCCGatcttcagaaaatgaagaaagagaag gaagaagaagagatgaaaCGACTGGAAGCTTTAAAGATacagaggcaaaagaggaTTGCTGCTAGAGGTGGTGGCATCCCTGCTCAGTCACCATTGCCCTCACAGCAAACTAGGAAACAAGGGCTGACAAAGCTATCTCCAAGCACTCACAAAGGATCAAAGTTTAGTGATTCAGATCCAGGGTCATCATCTCCTTTGCAAAGGGTCCCCATCAAAACGCCGTCTATGGGCTCTGCTGATTCTCACAAAACCTCAAAATCCAGCAAACTGAATTCCGGAATCCACTCGGCTGGAAACAGGTTAAGCCGGTCAGCATCTTCGTTGCCTGAAAAGAATGACAATGTTGGTGTTACAAGTGATGCTAAGCCATCCATGGCACGGATTAGAAGATTATCAGAGCCCAAGGTGACTAACAGCCATCATGTTTCTTCAGTGAAGCCACGGAGCACGGTAACCGTATCAAAGCCAAAAGTATCTGATGGGCCTGAGAGCAAGAAAATATCTGCAATCGTGAACTATGACAAAAGCAAGGCTGCTACTCTCCCAGAATTGAAAATCAGGACATCCAAGGGACCTGATGTTGCCCAGAGCACATCAACAACAAGGGGAACGACACAGAAGGATAATTCTTTGAAGTCTACCTCTGAAGGTGCCCAACTGAAGAGGAATGATGATAAAATTTCACATCATAATGATGGGGATGACAACACAGTAATTGAGAAAACTGTTGTGATGCTTGAGAAATCTTCCATTCCTATTGTACATGCATCAGAAGAAAGTTTGCGGGACGCAAAGGGACATAATATTAGGGAGAAAACAGAGGTGGTGTCAGAATACGCTGCTATTCGGGCACCAGTTTATCCACCTACAATTGCTACAATCGATAGAGAACCCACTAATGACTTATTAAAGCAGCAAGTTCAATCTCATGAG GCCGCTAGGAGTAATATGGAGAAGGAACCAGAAATTTTTTCAAGCAATAGTACCGTTGAGAAACCATATCAAGTCCCTTATGTGCGGGTTTCTTCTCTGGAAGATCCATGTACTCATAATTCTGAGTATGGAAAAGCACCCCCAACAAGTTTAGAGACGGGGGCTACAGGCACAGTGACCATGAAAGCTCTCGTTTCTGATTCTAGTAACTTGAAACTGGAAAAGATTCCAGAAGCAATTGAAAGGCCTCAGGTAAAGGAATCATCAAAAGGGTTTAGACGGCTATTAAAGTTTGGGAGAAAGAACCATGGCTCTTCATCAGGCGAACGCAATGTTGAATCAGATAATGTCAGCACGAATGGTTCTGAGGTAGATGATAATGGGATAAACACTGTTTCTTCTAGTGAAG TCTTTACATTAAAGAATCTGATCTCACAAGATGAAACTCCTAATTCCAGTGCTACACTGAAGT CTTCTCGCCATTTCTCCTTGTTGTCGCCGTTCCGAAGCAAGACTAGTGAAAAGAAGCTGGCAACATCATGA
- the LOC18790833 gene encoding epsin-3, with protein sequence MGTLFLDHIKNKASNFLLEKYKTARLTFTDVTQVELLAEEATNGDPCSPDAKTMTQIAAASFEMDDYWRVVDILHRRLYNIDWKEWRQSYKALVLLEFLLTHGPEEFADEFQCDIDVVQELGTFKYIDKTGFNWGVCMQKKSDQIQNLLGGGQPLREARLKALRITNEIQGFGSATPSPSSLTPSSSSSSEASRASFASFSTTSSVWNDMNELSKGYQEPSPTKLEAMESHSPGGIRNDYDNKTCNFLASTSENIEGQLWGCPPIQEKGSLLESKDEEDADDYDDLEYFEKAPDGNFISGMFSKLVNISPPRAHGKKVGFRSVSGVGREGKKRFDRQYSLWY encoded by the exons ATGGGAACCTTGTTCCTGGACCATATCAAAAACAAGGCATCAAATTTTCTACTAGAGAAATACAAAACTGCTAGGCTGACTTTTACTGATGTTACTCAAGTTGAACT GTTGGCTGAGGAAGCAACAAATGGAGATCCATGTAGCCCGGATGCTAAAACAATGACTCAAATAGCTGCTGCCTCCTTTGAGATGGATGACTATTGGAGAGTTGTTGATATCCTTCACCGAAg gTTATATAACATAGATTGGAAAGAATGGAGGCAATCCTACAAAGCATTGGTACTTCTGGAGTTCTTACTAACACATGGTCCTGAAGAGTTTGCTGACGAATTTCAATGCGATATCGATGTCGTCCAAGAGCTGGGAACCTTTAAATACATAGATAAGACAGG ATTCAATTGGGGTGTTTGCATGCAAAAGAAATCAGACCAAATCCAAAACCTTCTAGGAGGAGGACAACCACTCAGAGAAGCACGTTTGAAAGCTCTCAGAATAACAAATGAAATCCAAGGGTTTGGAAGCGCAACGCCTTCTCCTTCATCCTTAACTCCTtcctcttcatcatcttccgaAGCATCAAGAGCATCGTTTGCCTCATTTTCTACCACAAGTTCTGTATGGAATGACATGAATGAGCTTAGCAAGGGTTACCAAGAACCATCACCCACAAAGTTAGAAGCCATGGAGAGCCATTCACCGGGTGGAATACGTAATGATTACGATAACAAGACTTGCAATTTCCTAGCAAGtacaagtgaaaatattgaaGGACAGCTTTGGGGTTGCCCTCCAATCCAAGAAAAAGGCTCGTTGCTCGAATCCAAAGACGAAGAGGATGCAGATGATTATGATGATTTAGAGTATTTTGAGAAGGCACCAGATGGTAATTTTATAAGTGGGATGTTCTCAAAGCTGGTTAACATTAGTCCTCCAAGAGCTCATGGTAAGAAAGTTGGGTTTAGGAGTGTTTCTGGTGTGGGAAGGGAGGGCAAGAAAAGGTTTGATCGCCAATATTCGCTTTGGTATTGA
- the LOC18791847 gene encoding putative protein phosphatase 2C-like protein 44, protein MALKDFHLKQKALQLKRFLMGSAGRKKREVTNAKKPSWMMPAVSHGYYTTEAFKSPAGYEDSDSDFVVVQREQIEELELWFFGVFNARIGDGVAKYMQSHLFDKNPKESHVRAKSKETMRKAYLGARAKTRESTEDTHGVGSVSAIVIDGEKLVLANMGDYRAVVCRDGLAHHIGSRNNQSGKRHWSQRFFKGNAASTRQSKTSDLVVGAERVEPDTEFVILASSGIWEVMKNQEAVNLIKHIENPQAASECLAKEASNRMSRGSISCLVIRFD, encoded by the exons ATGGCCCTGAAAGATTTTCATCTTAAGCAAAAG GCGTTGCAGCTGAAACGTTTTCTCATGGGAAGTGCTGggaggaagaaaagagaggtCACTAATGCAAAGAAACCGTCGTGGATGATGCCAGCAGTCTCACATGGATATTATACGACTGAGGCCTTTAAATCACCAGCTGGTTATGAAGATTCCGACTCTGACTTTGTTGTGGTTCAGAGAGAGCAAATTGAAGAGCTTGAGTTGTGGTTTTTCGGAGTTTTCAATGCTCGGATCGGTGACGGGGTTGCCAAGTACATGCAGTCTCATTTGTTTGACAAGAATCCTAAAGAG TCTCATGTAAGGGCAAAGAGCAAGGAGACAATGAGAAAGGCATATCTTGGTGCTAGAGCAAAGACTAGAGAGAGCACAGAGGACACACATGGAGTTGGTTCAGTTTCTGCGATAGTGATCGATGGGGAGAAGCTTGTATTAGCCAACATGGGTGACTATAGAGCAGTTGTGTGTAGAGATGGTTTGGCTCATCACATAGGCAGCAGGAACAATCAATCGGGCAAAAGACATTGGTCTCAGAGATTCTTTAAAG GCAATGCAGCAAGCACCAGGCAGTCTAAAACCTCAGACCTTGTTGTTGGGGCCGAAAGGGTTGAGCCTGATACTGAATTTGTCATTTTAGCAAGCAGTGGAATATGGGAG GTAATGAAGAATCAAGAGGCTGTGAATCTCATCAAGCACATTGAAAATCCACAAGCGGCTTCCGAGTGTTTGGCAAAGGAAGCTTCAAATAGAATGAGCAGAGGCAGCATTTCTTGCTTGGTCATTAGATTTGATTAG
- the LOC18792630 gene encoding uncharacterized protein LOC18792630 isoform X2, which translates to MAKGGYSIILEPESGSDATWFTKSTVERFVRFVSTPEVLERVYTLESEILQIEEAIAIQGNNDMALNPVEENHGKPVDSIEGNRPMLDGNEEKAIVLYQPDASQPEANGSTAQGENSKVQLLKVLETRKTMLQKEQGMAFARAVAAGFDIDHLPPLISFAECFGASRLMDACRRYKELWKRKHETGQWLEIEAAETVATRSEFSAMNASGIMLSSVTNKQNEVAWENNGKSTSEEKLPVDHQQPLSHQEYFPGQFPHQMFPPWPVHSSPGALPVYPPYPMQGMPYYQNYPGNSPFFQPPYPTVEDPRLNQGQRMKQKRHSMDSANGNLESETLETDGLRTRSSDDAELENESLKSRESRKKGSRSGKKQSGTVVIRNINYITSKGKNSSDSESQSTSDSQTDEEGGSFQGGIPDMKVISSRKSSKRKGNHKQSIDRFNSSEKEEMVSMKEGDEGNWQAFQNFLLRDPDEDRRDLDQGMFSMEKKGQLKRRQNTLGDDPLISGGLQRGEIQEGSTTDINKYSGNVTRLQKSSNDALLISAREDQLGHSRSIDGQMDLRSTEIDGRRGGYRRNANDDFMIHRRDSQSGFTTSPSDPLAVNGFDRATYSMDRRSSNNVDDDSYIVPFRSISLDHVENNDRNAIDMGSEFPSAVQKAENMAQVNYEPDELTLMPERGAEKGSIGYDPALDYEMQVHAKEGASLDKKQKEVVSDNKQGSKKADKDRKSKLVSDTSDKKIGGPIRKGKTSKLSPLDEARARAEKLRSFKADLQKMKKEKEEEEMKRLEALKIQRQKRIAARGGGIPAQSPLPSQQTRKQGLTKLSPSTHKGSKFSDSDPGSSSPLQRVPIKTPSMGSADSHKTSKSSKLNSGIHSAGNRLSRSASSLPEKNDNVGVTSDAKPSMARIRRLSEPKVTNSHHVSSVKPRSTVTVSKPKVSDGPESKKISAIVNYDKSKAATLPELKIRTSKGPDVAQSTSTTRGTTQKDNSLKSTSEGAQLKRNDDKISHHNDGDDNTVIEKTVVMLEKSSIPIVHASEESLRDAKGHNIREKTEVVSEYAAIRAPVYPPTIATIDREPTNDLLKQQVQSHEAARSNMEKEPEIFSSNSTVEKPYQVPYVRVSSLEDPCTHNSEYGKAPPTSLETGATGTVTMKALVSDSSNLKLEKIPEAIERPQVKESSKGFRRLLKFGRKNHGSSSGERNVESDNVSTNGSEVDDNGINTVSSSEVFTLKNLISQDETPNSSATLKSSRHFSLLSPFRSKTSEKKLATS; encoded by the exons ATGGCCAAGGGTGGCTATTCAATCATTCTTGAGCCGGAGTCTGGCAGTGATGCAACATGGTTCACAAAGAGTACAGTGGAAAG GTTTGTTCGCTTTGTGAGCACTCCAGAGGTCTTGGAACGGGTTTACACTTTAGAGTCTGAGATTTTACAGATTGAAGAGGCAATTGCGATTCAAGGAAATAATGATATGGCACTTAATCCT GTAGAGGAAAATCATGGAAAACCTGTAGACAGCATTGAAG GAAACAGGCCTATGCTAGATGGTAATGAAGAGAAAGCAATTGTCCTTTACCAG CCCGATGCCAGTCAACCTGAAGCAAATGGATCCACTGCACAAGGGGAGAATTCAAA AGTTCAGCTTTTAAAAGTTCTGGAGACACGCAAAACTATGCTGCAAAAAGAGCAGGGTATGGCTTTTGCACGTGCTGTAGCAGCAGGTTTTGACATTGATCACTTGCCACCATTGATATCATTTGCTGAATGCTTTGGGGCTTCACGCTTAAT GGATGCTTGTAGAAGATATAAGGAACTATGGAAAAGAAAGCATGAAACTGGCCAATGGCTTGAAATTGAAGCAGCTGAAACAGTGGCTACCAGATCAGAATTCTCTGCCATGAATGCATCGGGCATAATGCTTTCAAGTGTGACGAACAAACAAAATGAGGTGGCTTGGGAAAATAATGGAAAATCAACTTCAG AAGAAAAGCTTCCTGTGGATCATCAACAACCATTAAGCCACCAAGAATATTTTCCCGGCCAGTTTCCCCATCAAATGTTCCCTCCTTGGCCTGTTCATTCTTCTCCAGGTGCATTACCGGTCTATCCACCATATCCCATGCAAGGAATGCCTTACTATCAGAATTACCCCGGAAATAGCCCATTTTTTCAGCCACCTTATCCAACAGTAGAGGATCCTAGACTCAATCAAGGTCAAAGAATGAAACAGAAAAGGCACTCCATGGATAGTGCTAATGGCAATCTTGAATCAGAAACATTGGAGACGGATGGTTTGAGAACAAGATCCTCAGATGATGCGGAGTTGGAGAATGAATCTTTGAAAAGTCGAGAATCACGAAAGAAGGGTAGCCGCTCAGGTAAAAAGCAATCAGGCACGGTTGTCATTCGGAATATTAATTACATCACCTCAAAGGGGAAGAACTCTTCAGATAGTGAATCTCAATCAACTAGTGACTCTCAAACTGATGAGGAGGGCGGAAGTTTTCAGGGTGGCATTCCAGATATGAAGGTTATTTCCTCTCGTAAAtcctcaaaaagaaaaggaaatcatAAACAATCTATAGACAGATTTAATTCATCTGAGAAGGAAGAAATGGTTTCTATGAAGGAGGGGGATGAAGGGAACTGGCAGGCATTTCAAAATTTCTTACTTCGAGATCCTGATGAAGACAGACGTGATCTTGACCAAGGCATGTTTTCTATGGAAAAGAAGGGTCAACTGAAAAGGCGACAAAATACCCTAGGGGACGATCCTTTAATTTCCGGTGGTCTACAGAGGGGTGAAATTCAAGAAGGAAGTACAACAGATATCAATAAATATAGTGGAAATGTTACCCGTTTGCAAAAGTCATCAAATGATGCATTGCTGATCTCTGCAAGAGAGGACCAGTTGGGTCACAGTAGGAGCATAGATGGTCAAATGGATTTACGGTCTACAGAAATAGATGGCAGAAGGGGTGGCTATAGGAGGAACGCCAATGATGATTTTATGATTCATAGACGTGATAGCCAGTCAGGTTTTACAACTTCTCCGTCTGATCCACTTGCTGTAAATGGATTTGATCGTGCAACTTACAGTATGGATAGGAGGTCATCAAACAATGTGGATGATGATTCCTACATTGTTCCATTCAGGTCAATTTCACTAGATCATGTTGAAAACAATGACAGAAATGCTATTGACATGGGGTCTGAGTTCCCATCAGCAGTTCAGAAGGCGGAAAACATGGCCCAAGTTAATTATGAGCCAGATGAATTGACTTTAATGCCTGAGCGTGGTGCTGAAAAGGGTTCAATAGGCTATGACCCTGCTTTAGATTATGAAATGCAGGTTCATGCAAAAGAGGGTGCTTCTCTGGATAAGAAACAGAAGGAAGTGGTGAGTGACAACAAGCAAGGGTCTAAGAAGGCTGACAAGGACAGGAAATCAAAACTTGTTTCAGATACTTCAGATAAGAAGATAGGGGGGCCAATAAGGAAAGGAAAGACCTCAAAGTTGAGTCCTTTGGATGAAGCGCGGGCACGTGCTGAGAAACTAAGAAGCTTTAAAGCCGatcttcagaaaatgaagaaagagaag gaagaagaagagatgaaaCGACTGGAAGCTTTAAAGATacagaggcaaaagaggaTTGCTGCTAGAGGTGGTGGCATCCCTGCTCAGTCACCATTGCCCTCACAGCAAACTAGGAAACAAGGGCTGACAAAGCTATCTCCAAGCACTCACAAAGGATCAAAGTTTAGTGATTCAGATCCAGGGTCATCATCTCCTTTGCAAAGGGTCCCCATCAAAACGCCGTCTATGGGCTCTGCTGATTCTCACAAAACCTCAAAATCCAGCAAACTGAATTCCGGAATCCACTCGGCTGGAAACAGGTTAAGCCGGTCAGCATCTTCGTTGCCTGAAAAGAATGACAATGTTGGTGTTACAAGTGATGCTAAGCCATCCATGGCACGGATTAGAAGATTATCAGAGCCCAAGGTGACTAACAGCCATCATGTTTCTTCAGTGAAGCCACGGAGCACGGTAACCGTATCAAAGCCAAAAGTATCTGATGGGCCTGAGAGCAAGAAAATATCTGCAATCGTGAACTATGACAAAAGCAAGGCTGCTACTCTCCCAGAATTGAAAATCAGGACATCCAAGGGACCTGATGTTGCCCAGAGCACATCAACAACAAGGGGAACGACACAGAAGGATAATTCTTTGAAGTCTACCTCTGAAGGTGCCCAACTGAAGAGGAATGATGATAAAATTTCACATCATAATGATGGGGATGACAACACAGTAATTGAGAAAACTGTTGTGATGCTTGAGAAATCTTCCATTCCTATTGTACATGCATCAGAAGAAAGTTTGCGGGACGCAAAGGGACATAATATTAGGGAGAAAACAGAGGTGGTGTCAGAATACGCTGCTATTCGGGCACCAGTTTATCCACCTACAATTGCTACAATCGATAGAGAACCCACTAATGACTTATTAAAGCAGCAAGTTCAATCTCATGAG GCCGCTAGGAGTAATATGGAGAAGGAACCAGAAATTTTTTCAAGCAATAGTACCGTTGAGAAACCATATCAAGTCCCTTATGTGCGGGTTTCTTCTCTGGAAGATCCATGTACTCATAATTCTGAGTATGGAAAAGCACCCCCAACAAGTTTAGAGACGGGGGCTACAGGCACAGTGACCATGAAAGCTCTCGTTTCTGATTCTAGTAACTTGAAACTGGAAAAGATTCCAGAAGCAATTGAAAGGCCTCAGGTAAAGGAATCATCAAAAGGGTTTAGACGGCTATTAAAGTTTGGGAGAAAGAACCATGGCTCTTCATCAGGCGAACGCAATGTTGAATCAGATAATGTCAGCACGAATGGTTCTGAGGTAGATGATAATGGGATAAACACTGTTTCTTCTAGTGAAG TCTTTACATTAAAGAATCTGATCTCACAAGATGAAACTCCTAATTCCAGTGCTACACTGAAGT CTTCTCGCCATTTCTCCTTGTTGTCGCCGTTCCGAAGCAAGACTAGTGAAAAGAAGCTGGCAACATCATGA